One genomic window of Moorella glycerini includes the following:
- a CDS encoding GGDEF domain-containing protein: MPTVEGLISQKLYTIDPLASVGRAASIMERYGIGSLPVIEEGKLVGIITSRDIRRSHPNRLVADAMTSKVITVPPTTCLTEAQKLMAKYKIERLVVTRESDIIGIVTRAQIMSELGKHTDSLTGLNKAEIFYEKALELLKEGQEIAVIFLDLDNFGFINKEYGHIYGDNVLRQTALILNSLIDSNRDTLCRYAGDEFAAVTTRPLAEAEKLARQMVLDLANENWPGKIKVAISAGVAGGRCSELRSSGEDSSYIVKYLVNMASLASTRAKKLKKPVVAVEAIELKETVGM; the protein is encoded by the coding sequence GTGCCCACGGTAGAAGGCCTGATAAGCCAGAAGCTTTATACCATCGACCCTCTGGCCAGTGTCGGCCGGGCGGCATCCATCATGGAACGTTATGGTATAGGTAGTCTACCGGTAATAGAAGAGGGAAAACTGGTAGGCATCATCACTTCCAGGGATATAAGAAGATCTCACCCCAACCGCCTGGTTGCCGATGCCATGACCAGCAAAGTGATCACTGTACCGCCAACAACTTGCCTCACAGAAGCGCAAAAATTAATGGCAAAATATAAAATCGAGCGTCTGGTAGTTACCAGAGAAAGTGATATTATTGGCATCGTTACCCGCGCCCAAATTATGTCGGAATTGGGGAAACATACCGATAGTCTTACCGGGTTAAATAAAGCCGAAATCTTTTACGAAAAGGCCCTGGAGTTATTAAAAGAAGGCCAGGAGATTGCGGTAATCTTCCTGGACTTAGATAACTTCGGCTTCATTAATAAAGAGTATGGCCATATCTATGGCGACAATGTCCTGCGCCAGACTGCTTTAATCTTAAATAGCTTAATCGACAGCAATAGGGATACTTTATGTCGTTATGCCGGGGACGAATTTGCCGCCGTTACTACCAGGCCCCTGGCCGAAGCCGAAAAACTTGCCCGGCAAATGGTCCTGGACCTTGCTAATGAAAACTGGCCAGGGAAAATAAAGGTCGCCATTTCTGCCGGCGTAGCCGGAGGCCGCTGCTCAGAACTACGCAGTTCTGGTGAAGATAGTAGTTACATAGTCAAATACCTGGTCAATATGGCCAGCCTGGCTTCAACCAGAGCCAAAAAACTGAAAAAACCGGTAGTAGCTGTAGAGGCAATTGAGCTTAAAGAAACTGTAGGTATGTAG